From Aspergillus chevalieri M1 DNA, chromosome 4, nearly complete sequence, a single genomic window includes:
- a CDS encoding MFS transporter (COG:G;~EggNog:ENOG410PVAN;~InterPro:IPR020846,IPR011701,IPR036259;~PFAM:PF07690,PF00083;~TransMembrane:12 (i78-102o114-135i147-166o172-194i206-229o235-255i301-328o348-367i388-407o413-432i444-469o481-501i);~go_function: GO:0022857 - transmembrane transporter activity [Evidence IEA];~go_process: GO:0055085 - transmembrane transport [Evidence IEA]) — MSTQAPRNSTSTLTPASQSTLGSVDPVFAEKGIVPTKAGVVSGDSDVESFQEKEENIVHWDGDDDPQNPMNWSPLRKWLTIGLISISSFNVSMVSTVFAPGVPQVEKEFNSNSPALSSLMVSIYVMGSAIGPIFLTPLSEVYGRLPLTHAANTLFMIAAIVCAAAVNMPMLIVARFAMGMASSVPVTVGGGFVADLMPMEKRGTAMTVWTVGPLLGFVTGPIFGGYIVQTVGWRWTVWIEAILGGIVVIASMVFLRETYAPILLERKAKKLSKATGLCYRTKFEQDKTVCQLIRISITRPILFLVKSPIVLIVSLYSAVTYSYMYVLFTTFTEVFEKVYNFSPGQAGLGYLGLGLGFCVGQITVGYFSDRHLKKQEAIHGKMKPEHRLPPLVLGCCLVPIGLFWYGWAAEYRLHWFITIAGTFFVGLGIYYVHLVTQVYLVDAYTLYAASAVAAELSIRCVFGATIPLAGPDLYASVGLGWGNSILGFIAVAFAPTSFFLLKYGERIRTNPKFQPKLT, encoded by the exons ATGTCTACCCAAGCTCCTAGAAATTCCACCTCCACCCTCACTCCCGCGTCGCAGAGCACTCTCGGGAGTGTAGACCCTGTTTTCGCAGAAAAGGGTATTGTGCCCACCAAGGCAGGTGTCGTCAGTGGCGACAGTGATGTTGAGTCTTTtcaagagaaggaagagaacaTTGTTCACTGGGACGGCGATGATGATCCCCAGAACCCGATGAACTGGTCACCATTGCGGAAATGGTTGACCATCGGGTTAATATCTATCAGCAGCTTCAATGT ATCTATGGTCTCAACTGTCTTCGCCCCGGGCGTACCCCAAGTCGAGAAAGAATTCAACTCAAACAGCCCAGCCCTCTCATCGCTTATGGTCTCCATCTACGTGATGGGCTCCGCAATTGGACCTATCTTCTTGACGCCTCTTTCCGAAGTCTACGGGAGACTGCCTCTGACACACGCGGCAAATACCCTGTTCATGATCGCTGCGATTGTTTGTGCTGCGGCTGTTAATATGCCCATGTTGATCGTTGCGCGGTTTGCCATGGGTATGGCTAGCTCTGTGCCAGTCACCGTGGGAGGAGGGTTTGTTGCGGATCTCATGCCTATGGAGAAGCGTGGCACTGCTATGACAGTTTGGACCGTTGGGCCGTTATTG GGATTTGTGACTGGACCGATATTCGGAGGATACATTGTCCAGACTGTTGGGTGGCGATGGACTGTCtggattgaagctattctt GGTGGCATCGTTGTGATTGCTTCCATGGTCTTCCTGCGCGAAACATACGCCCCTATCCTCCTTGAACGCAAGGCCAAGAAGCTCTCAAAAGCCACTGGTCTTTGCTACAGAACCAAGTTCGAGCAGGACAAGACCGTTTGCCAACTTATAAGAATCTCCATTACCCGCCCCATCCTGTTCCTCGTCAAATCGCCTATCGTCCTCATCGTATCCCTATATAGCGCTGTCACCTACAGCTACATGTACGTGCTATTCACAACATTTACCGAGGTCTTCGAGAAGGTCTACAATTTCAGCCCTGGCCAAGCCGGTTTGGGATATCTCGGTCTGGGCCTGGGCTTCTGCGTCGGCCAGATTACAGTTGGCTATTTTTCCGACCGCCACCTCAAGAAACAGGAAGCCATCCACGGCAAGATGAAGCCGGAACACCGTCTCCCCCCTCTGGTACTGGGCTGCTGCCTCGTCCCCATCGGTCTTTTCTGGTACGGCTGGGCCGCTGAATACCGTCTGCACTGGTTCATCACCATCGCGGGGACTTTCTTCGTCGGACTGGGCATTTACTACGTGCATTTGGTGACGCAGGTATACCTTGTCGACGCCTACACTCTCTACGCAGCCAGTGCCGTTGCCGCAGAACTCTCCATCCGGTGTGTCTTCGGCGCGACTATCCCCCTCGCTGGACCAGATTTGTATGCCAGCGTTGGTCTGGGCTGGGGAAACAGTATCCTGGGATTCATTGCGGTGGCGTTCGCGCCAACCTCGTTCTTCCTGCTGAAGTATGGAGAGCGGATTCGCACGAATCCCAAGTTCCAGCCCAAGTTGACGTGA